In Anaerolineales bacterium, the following proteins share a genomic window:
- a CDS encoding metalloregulator ArsR/SmtB family transcription factor: MPLNELKAIQLAELFSALSDASRVRIISTLLENEMNVSEIAEKTGMSESAVSHQLRGLRQMKLIRGRKSGRQVFYSLDDDHVQKLYLMGLDHVKHG, encoded by the coding sequence ATGCCCCTCAACGAACTCAAAGCCATTCAACTCGCCGAACTGTTCAGCGCCCTCAGCGACGCCAGTCGCGTGCGTATTATTTCCACGCTACTTGAAAACGAGATGAACGTCAGCGAGATTGCCGAGAAAACGGGCATGAGCGAATCGGCGGTTTCGCATCAATTGCGCGGACTGCGGCAAATGAAACTAATTCGCGGCAGGAAATCAGGCAGGCAGGTCTTTTATTCGCTGGACGACGACCACGTCCAGAAACTTTATCTCATGGGCTTGGACCATGTAAAACACGGATAA
- a CDS encoding SDR family oxidoreductase has protein sequence MRIAVVGATSQTGRELISQALAAGHEVVAYARRPEAVNLAPRLSIVGGQIDEVDKLSKAFTGCDAIVLILGWKIGQPFVPLYSIAVPAVIAAANKVGVKRVIVQSVLGAGNTFRNTRHPYRLGCHTFLRTRNEDHHIGESQLIGSGLNWTTLHPGPLFNGQRTASPTIIDAASGQKMPGAPRTQRADVAAAMLNMIDDSASFGKQMLICSTQSRK, from the coding sequence ATGAGAATCGCAGTAGTAGGAGCTACCAGTCAAACAGGCAGAGAATTGATAAGCCAGGCGCTTGCGGCAGGGCATGAGGTCGTAGCCTATGCAAGGCGGCCCGAGGCAGTGAACCTTGCTCCCCGTTTGAGTATTGTCGGCGGGCAGATTGATGAAGTGGACAAATTGAGTAAAGCTTTCACTGGTTGCGATGCTATTGTGCTGATCCTCGGGTGGAAAATCGGTCAACCTTTCGTTCCTCTATACAGCATCGCTGTGCCAGCTGTTATAGCAGCCGCAAATAAAGTTGGCGTGAAACGCGTAATCGTACAATCTGTACTCGGCGCAGGCAACACATTTCGGAATACTCGTCATCCATACCGATTGGGATGCCACACTTTTTTACGGACAAGGAACGAAGATCACCATATCGGCGAATCGCAATTAATAGGCTCAGGCTTGAACTGGACGACCCTACATCCTGGTCCTCTTTTTAACGGTCAACGGACTGCATCTCCGACCATTATAGATGCCGCTTCTGGTCAGAAAATGCCCGGGGCTCCTCGTACTCAGAGGGCAGATGTCGCGGCTGCCATGTTGAATATGATTGACGATTCCGCCTCGTTCGGCAAGCAAATGTTAATCTGCTCGACTCAGTCTAGAAAATGA
- a CDS encoding SDR family NAD(P)-dependent oxidoreductase → MENETKMSYQQPSEDQARHHRTIVMTGATSGFGAYTLQHFAALPNTQVIIGARGSGRSVPSGVEVIPLDLASLSSVREFADAVVKRLGDTQIDLLALNAGMRGSDAEQRSAEGYGLAFTVNHLSHYLLARLLLPNMADHSRLVITSSNMHNPPFKALRPKSFDLEEWAHPTKGGSGDGIRAYSVSKLCNLMTALSFAWLDEVKARNISVIAFNPGLTGGVGGNDASSLQKALFGVIIHTIYPLIGLFRPEFVMNTPEHSGKMLAGIALGAITPPHGHIYISLVKGKVTFPDPSELARDRKSQERLWRESAVMVGLE, encoded by the coding sequence ATGGAAAACGAAACCAAAATGTCATATCAACAACCGAGCGAAGACCAAGCCAGACATCATCGTACGATCGTTATGACTGGAGCAACTAGCGGTTTTGGCGCTTATACACTGCAACACTTCGCCGCGTTGCCCAATACACAGGTCATCATCGGCGCTCGTGGTAGCGGACGAAGCGTCCCATCTGGCGTAGAGGTTATTCCTCTCGATCTAGCATCCCTTTCCAGTGTTCGTGAGTTCGCAGATGCTGTTGTGAAGCGACTCGGCGATACTCAGATTGATTTGCTGGCGCTCAACGCAGGCATGCGTGGGTCTGACGCCGAGCAACGCAGCGCTGAGGGCTACGGGTTGGCGTTCACAGTAAATCATCTTTCTCATTATCTACTTGCCCGACTCCTGCTCCCCAACATGGCTGATCATAGTCGTCTCGTAATAACATCGAGCAACATGCATAATCCGCCCTTCAAGGCGCTCCGCCCCAAGTCATTCGATCTTGAGGAGTGGGCGCATCCAACCAAAGGCGGTTCTGGCGATGGCATTCGAGCCTATTCAGTATCGAAACTGTGCAATTTAATGACAGCGCTGTCCTTCGCTTGGCTGGATGAGGTGAAAGCGCGCAACATCAGCGTGATCGCCTTTAATCCAGGACTCACTGGCGGCGTTGGCGGTAATGACGCATCATCTTTACAGAAAGCGCTCTTCGGCGTCATTATTCACACTATTTATCCGTTGATAGGTTTGTTCCGTCCTGAATTCGTGATGAACACGCCTGAACATTCTGGAAAAATGCTCGCCGGCATCGCGTTAGGCGCCATCACTCCCCCACACGGCCACATCTATATCTCGCTGGTCAAGGGCAAAGTAACTTTCCCCGATCCTTCGGAACTAGCACGAGACCGTAAATCGCAGGAGCGACTGTGGCGCGAAAGTGCAGTCATGGTTGGACTTGAATAG
- a CDS encoding Nramp family divalent metal transporter: MNKKSQNSLSEVHETVVIPAKVSSWRRWLAITGPALMVAVGYMDPGNWATDIAGGSRYSYALIWVLLMSNLMAILLQSLAARLGIVSRRDLAQVCHEDYPPIVNIPLYILAEIAITACDLAEVLGSAIALQLLFGLPLFYGVILTALDTFLLLLLSHAGIRKLESVVVSLVGTIGVAFFIEILLGKPDWRGIVHGFVPSLPDASALYIAIGILGATVMPHNLYLHSSLVQTRKIGRDREEVKKTLRWNTIDTSLSLNIAFLINAAILVMAASVFHRNGYFEVAEIQDAHRLLEPLLGASIAPIAFAIALLASGQSSTITGTLAGQIVMEGYLNLRIRPWLRRLITRLLAVVPAILVIAHYGENSTGAMLVLSQVILSLQLPFAIIPLIHSVADKKRMGEFVIGRKLQALAWIVAGIILSLNVKLIVDQIGAWITEAGDKAWLIEITVVPLTVGLGILLLYVMVEPWLRRQNGLRIGSVHRQAPLNDAKIQRPAPYKRIAVALDFSGKDEKLLAESLRFVDKAKTKLTLLHVVESPVARRLGTEGEDSETLADRERLEALSQMMREHQVETDWQIGSGEPASELAKMINGSNIEMVLVGGHGHSGVSDLIHGTVISDLRHHIKANVMIVPISD; this comes from the coding sequence ATGAACAAGAAATCGCAAAACTCTCTCTCTGAAGTCCACGAAACGGTTGTAATTCCCGCCAAGGTCTCGTCGTGGCGGCGCTGGCTGGCAATTACCGGACCGGCGCTAATGGTTGCCGTTGGCTATATGGACCCGGGTAACTGGGCGACAGACATCGCGGGCGGAAGCCGTTATAGCTACGCATTGATCTGGGTATTATTGATGTCGAACCTGATGGCGATTCTCCTGCAAAGTTTGGCGGCGCGGCTGGGAATCGTCAGCCGCCGCGACCTTGCCCAAGTCTGCCACGAGGATTATCCGCCCATCGTCAACATTCCGCTGTATATTTTGGCGGAGATCGCTATCACAGCCTGCGACCTCGCAGAAGTGCTGGGCTCGGCGATTGCGCTGCAATTGCTTTTCGGTCTTCCCCTGTTCTATGGCGTAATCCTCACCGCGTTGGATACGTTCTTGCTTTTGTTGTTATCTCACGCCGGGATTCGCAAACTCGAAAGCGTGGTCGTCTCGCTGGTCGGGACGATCGGCGTGGCGTTCTTCATCGAGATCTTGCTGGGCAAACCAGACTGGAGAGGCATCGTTCACGGCTTCGTCCCCTCCCTGCCCGATGCCAGCGCGTTGTACATCGCCATCGGCATTCTGGGCGCGACGGTGATGCCGCACAATTTATATCTGCACTCGTCGCTCGTGCAAACCCGCAAGATCGGGCGCGACCGCGAAGAGGTGAAAAAGACTTTGCGCTGGAACACGATCGACACTTCCCTGTCGCTCAATATCGCCTTCTTGATCAACGCGGCGATCCTGGTGATGGCGGCTTCAGTCTTTCACAGGAACGGTTACTTTGAAGTGGCAGAGATTCAAGACGCGCACCGTTTGCTCGAGCCGTTGCTCGGGGCATCCATCGCGCCGATTGCGTTTGCCATTGCGCTCCTCGCGTCGGGACAAAGTTCCACCATCACAGGGACGCTCGCCGGTCAGATCGTCATGGAGGGTTACCTCAACCTGCGGATTCGTCCCTGGCTGCGCCGCCTGATCACCCGCTTGCTGGCGGTCGTTCCCGCCATTTTGGTCATTGCCCATTACGGAGAGAATTCCACAGGCGCGATGCTGGTGTTGAGTCAAGTGATTCTCTCGTTGCAACTTCCGTTTGCGATCATCCCATTGATCCATTCCGTGGCGGATAAAAAACGCATGGGCGAATTCGTCATCGGGCGCAAACTTCAAGCGCTGGCATGGATTGTGGCGGGAATCATCCTATCGCTCAACGTCAAACTGATCGTAGACCAAATCGGCGCATGGATAACCGAAGCGGGCGACAAAGCCTGGCTGATCGAGATAACCGTTGTGCCTCTCACCGTTGGGCTGGGAATCTTGCTTCTATACGTCATGGTCGAGCCGTGGTTACGCCGACAAAACGGATTACGGATCGGAAGCGTCCATCGTCAAGCCCCGCTGAACGATGCAAAAATCCAGCGACCCGCGCCCTATAAACGGATCGCCGTCGCTTTGGATTTTTCAGGAAAGGACGAGAAACTGCTTGCTGAAAGTTTGCGCTTCGTTGACAAAGCAAAAACCAAATTAACGCTCCTGCACGTGGTGGAAAGTCCGGTGGCGAGAAGGCTCGGCACGGAGGGCGAAGATTCGGAAACGCTGGCAGACCGAGAGCGACTGGAAGCGCTGTCGCAAATGATGCGGGAACATCAAGTGGAAACAGATTGGCAGATCGGCAGCGGCGAACCCGCCTCAGAACTGGCGAAGATGATCAACGGCTCGAACATAGAAATGGTATTAGTCGGCGGGCACGGACACTCAGGCGTTTCAGATCTGATTCACGGTACGGTCATCAGCGACTTAAGGCATCATATTAAAGCCAACGTGATGATTGTGCCAATTAGCGATTAG
- a CDS encoding ZIP family metal transporter, whose amino-acid sequence MPNQISPEIKNRFSFRTFILLLLPIVLLTGVIFLFLQTGGGLNLDAPVPIENLTIERYRLDHGRIEFHVQNTGPETLTVASVIINEAVMPFEVTPSADIPRLGKAVISVQYAWTEGEAYAARIFTSNAIPFDTAIPVAFVTPQPKAKTFWGFTLIGLYVGVIPIFLGIFWLPALRMLDKQWMTFLLAITVGLLIYLGIDTLNEAFEQTTELAGTYQGIGLIGIGAVATYLLLDLVGKTGSNDRNEPSSRFSVAWKIALGIGIHNLGEGLAIGAAYNVGEIALGTFLVVGFIIQNITEGLGIIAPILKDKPSLSQLAWLGLMGGAPAILGAWIGGFAPSPFLAVLFLAIGTGAIFQVAVEIWRMVQHDNEKQPMPIQTFSGVLVGMLALWVTGILIK is encoded by the coding sequence ATGCCGAATCAAATTTCCCCTGAGATAAAGAACCGGTTCTCTTTCCGGACCTTCATCCTGCTCCTGCTCCCCATCGTTCTCCTCACGGGAGTCATTTTCCTCTTCTTGCAAACCGGCGGCGGACTCAACCTCGACGCGCCCGTGCCGATCGAAAACCTGACCATCGAGCGTTATCGCCTCGACCACGGGCGGATCGAATTTCACGTGCAGAACACGGGACCCGAGACGCTCACTGTGGCGTCCGTCATCATCAACGAAGCCGTTATGCCATTTGAAGTGACGCCGTCGGCGGACATTCCACGTTTGGGCAAAGCCGTCATCAGCGTGCAATACGCGTGGACGGAGGGCGAGGCATACGCCGCGCGCATCTTCACGAGCAACGCTATTCCTTTTGATACAGCGATCCCGGTCGCCTTTGTCACACCGCAGCCGAAGGCGAAAACATTTTGGGGCTTCACGCTGATCGGTTTGTACGTGGGCGTGATTCCAATTTTCCTCGGCATCTTTTGGCTGCCCGCGCTGCGCATGCTCGATAAACAATGGATGACCTTTTTGCTGGCGATCACTGTCGGCTTGTTGATCTATCTTGGTATTGACACATTGAACGAAGCCTTCGAGCAAACAACGGAACTGGCTGGCACATATCAAGGCATCGGCTTGATCGGGATTGGCGCCGTTGCAACCTATCTGCTTTTGGATTTAGTCGGCAAGACAGGCTCAAACGATAGGAACGAGCCTTCGTCAAGATTTTCGGTTGCATGGAAGATCGCCTTGGGAATCGGAATTCACAATTTAGGCGAGGGACTTGCCATCGGCGCGGCGTATAACGTCGGCGAAATTGCTTTAGGAACTTTTCTCGTCGTCGGCTTCATCATTCAAAATATCACCGAGGGGCTGGGAATCATCGCGCCGATCTTGAAAGACAAACCCAGCCTTTCGCAACTGGCGTGGCTCGGGCTTATGGGCGGCGCGCCCGCTATCCTCGGGGCATGGATCGGCGGCTTCGCTCCCTCTCCATTTTTGGCGGTCTTATTCCTTGCCATCGGAACAGGCGCGATCTTCCAAGTGGCGGTCGAGATTTGGCGCATGGTACAACACGATAATGAAAAACAGCCCATGCCGATACAAACGTTCAGCGGGGTTTTGGTCGGCATGTTGGCGCTTTGGGTAACAGGCATTCTAATTAAGTAA
- a CDS encoding multicopper oxidase domain-containing protein yields the protein MNSKFSRRDFLKLGGAGLVTAVGAVAFANNASGKKQDHKNHFLQPPTQMDHGEGLPGAGDVDHERNGFNPGEVLYDFDYGDVSTLPNGQTLREYKVVVVNKNIEVVPGIEFPAWTYNGRIPGPTLRATEGDRIRITMTNGSNHPHSMHFHGFHPGSMDGVPGSGPGGMVEPGDEFVYEFDAEPFGLHLYHCHVFPLARHIAKGLYGTFIVDPKEGRPKVDKEMVMVMHGIDIDFDDANDFYAVNGIPFYYQNHPIQIKVGESVRVYLVNILEFDLLNSFHLHANFFHYYPTGTSLTPSEFTDTIIQGQAQRGILEFTYKYPGMYMFHAHVTEFAELGWNGMFEVAA from the coding sequence ATGAATTCAAAGTTTTCACGCAGAGATTTTCTCAAACTCGGCGGCGCGGGGTTAGTCACCGCTGTGGGAGCCGTCGCCTTTGCAAACAACGCCAGCGGCAAAAAACAAGACCATAAAAACCACTTCTTGCAACCGCCTACGCAAATGGATCACGGCGAAGGCTTGCCCGGCGCAGGCGATGTTGATCATGAAAGGAACGGCTTCAACCCGGGCGAAGTCTTGTACGACTTCGATTACGGCGATGTCTCTACGCTCCCCAACGGACAAACTCTACGCGAGTACAAAGTTGTGGTCGTCAATAAAAACATCGAAGTCGTGCCCGGAATCGAATTCCCTGCGTGGACGTACAACGGGCGCATCCCTGGTCCCACCTTGCGCGCCACCGAAGGCGACCGCATCCGCATCACCATGACGAACGGAAGCAATCATCCACACTCGATGCACTTTCACGGGTTTCACCCCGGCAGCATGGATGGCGTACCCGGCTCCGGTCCCGGCGGTATGGTGGAACCCGGCGATGAGTTCGTTTATGAATTCGACGCCGAGCCATTCGGTTTGCATTTGTATCACTGCCATGTTTTCCCTTTAGCGCGCCACATCGCCAAAGGACTCTACGGCACATTCATCGTTGACCCGAAAGAAGGTCGCCCAAAAGTTGACAAAGAAATGGTGATGGTTATGCACGGCATTGACATTGACTTCGACGACGCCAACGATTTCTATGCCGTCAACGGCATTCCGTTCTATTATCAAAACCATCCCATCCAGATCAAAGTCGGCGAAAGCGTGCGCGTCTATCTCGTTAACATTCTCGAATTCGATCTGCTCAACTCGTTCCACTTGCACGCAAACTTTTTTCACTACTATCCCACCGGCACCAGCCTCACGCCGTCTGAATTTACCGACACCATCATTCAAGGTCAGGCACAGCGCGGCATTCTGGAATTCACTTACAAATATCCCGGCATGTACATGTTCCACGCGCACGTGACGGAGTTCGCGGAACTCGGCTGGAACGGGATGTTCGAGGTCGCCGCGTAG
- a CDS encoding isoprenylcysteine carboxylmethyltransferase family protein, with translation MNENIFRILAAAILLTGMGISIYFRRKADKESGEKISRKVDGNAMMAFIRIGGLILWLSPFVYLINPQWMAWSKVGLSDSIRWLGVGIGILCVFGIYWLFSSIGSGITPTSATRKEHKLVTRGIYKHIRHPLYTIGSTFIISFGMIADSWFIAVLGALTFVGMAIRTPKEEANLIEKFGDDYRDYMKRTGKFLPKLF, from the coding sequence ATGAACGAAAACATTTTTCGCATACTAGCCGCCGCCATCTTATTGACCGGCATGGGTATTTCAATCTACTTCCGCAGAAAAGCGGATAAAGAATCTGGTGAAAAAATCTCACGCAAAGTGGACGGCAACGCTATGATGGCGTTCATCCGAATTGGAGGGCTGATCCTCTGGCTGAGTCCATTCGTCTATCTGATCAATCCGCAGTGGATGGCGTGGTCGAAGGTCGGATTATCCGATTCGATTCGCTGGCTTGGCGTTGGAATTGGAATCCTTTGCGTATTCGGCATCTACTGGCTATTCAGCAGTATCGGCAGCGGTATCACCCCCACCAGCGCAACACGCAAAGAACACAAACTCGTCACGCGCGGGATTTACAAACACATTCGCCATCCGCTTTACACGATTGGTTCGACTTTTATCATCTCATTCGGCATGATTGCAGATAGCTGGTTCATCGCCGTTCTTGGAGCGTTGACATTCGTCGGCATGGCGATCCGCACTCCGAAAGAGGAAGCGAACCTCATCGAAAAGTTTGGCGACGACTATCGCGACTACATGAAGCGGACGGGAAAATTCCTGCCAAAATTATTCTAG
- a CDS encoding metal-dependent transcriptional regulator: MKPSTSTQDYLKTIYELTENGSPASTNDLARELNVKPASVTGMIQKLASEKPPLLEYQKHQGVTLTSAGKKAALEVIRHHRLLETWLVQTLGYSWDEVHDEAERLEHVISEDFENRIAAALGHPLRDPHGELIPTADLKMPLDESTPLSALRKDQSGTILCIKAADANLLRYLDELGLTPNTSIEVVDYSPFDHNLTIKVGKKTHVLGLNVTSKIFVEEKNS, from the coding sequence ATGAAACCATCCACCTCCACCCAAGACTATCTCAAAACGATCTACGAATTGACCGAAAACGGCTCCCCTGCCAGTACCAACGATCTGGCGCGCGAACTGAACGTCAAGCCTGCCTCGGTCACAGGCATGATTCAAAAATTAGCCAGCGAGAAACCGCCGCTGCTTGAATATCAAAAACATCAGGGTGTGACGTTAACCTCAGCCGGTAAAAAAGCCGCGCTTGAAGTAATCCGCCATCACCGCCTGTTGGAAACATGGCTGGTGCAAACGCTCGGCTATTCATGGGACGAAGTGCACGACGAAGCGGAGCGTCTCGAACATGTGATTTCGGAAGATTTTGAAAACCGCATCGCCGCCGCCTTGGGACATCCGCTTCGGGACCCGCATGGCGAGCTGATTCCCACCGCCGACCTGAAGATGCCTCTCGACGAATCGACTCCACTTTCCGCGTTGCGAAAAGATCAATCGGGGACGATTCTGTGCATCAAAGCCGCTGACGCAAATTTGCTCCGCTATCTCGACGAACTTGGATTAACTCCTAACACATCCATCGAGGTCGTGGACTATTCTCCGTTCGATCATAACCTAACCATCAAGGTCGGCAAAAAAACGCATGTCTTGGGGTTGAACGTCACTAGCAAGATTTTTGTTGAGGAAAAGAACAGTTGA